A window of the Ogataea parapolymorpha DL-1 chromosome V, whole genome shotgun sequence genome harbors these coding sequences:
- a CDS encoding Actin-related protein 2/3 complex subunit 4 — MSQSLKPYLTAVRHSLNVALCLENFSSQIVERHNYPEVENKKTTEVLLNPMMISRNENERVLIEPSINSVRVSIKIKQSDEIESILVDKFTRFLTKRAENFLILRRTPIPDYDISFLLTNYHNEVMMKNKLIDFIIEFMEDVDKEISEMKLFLNSRARFVAEAYLSVFD; from the coding sequence TGTGGCACTCTGTCTAGAAAACTTTTCGTCTCAGATCGTCGAGCGTCACAATTATCCCGAAGtggaaaacaagaagaCAACAGAGGTGCTGCTAAACCCAATGATGATATCAAGAAACGAGAACGAGCGCGTGCTCATTGAGCCAAGCATCAATTCTGTGAGAGTGTCtatcaaaatcaaacaaAGCGATGAAATAGAGAGTATTTTGGTCGACAAGTTCACCAGATTCTTGACCAAAAGAGCAGAGAATTTTTTAATTCTCAGAAGAACGCCTATCCCAGATTACGATATCTCGTTCCTACTCACAAACTACCACAACGAggtgatgatgaagaacaAATTGATCGACTTCATCATCGAATTTATGGAAGACGTCGACAAAGAAATCAGCGAGATGAAATTGTTCCTCAATTCCAGAGCGAGATTTGTCGCAGAAGCATATCTGAGCGTGTTCGATTAG
- a CDS encoding metabolite transport protein GIT1: MEDSKAIEVQVETFDAGSHVMAYDKEGRSTRFAKKKSLSDIFTIICAGAALLSDGYQNNCMNMLNSVFALKYPETYDSTMKTRVSNALLVGAVLGQVVVGVTGDYFGRKWAILTTTLMIVVGTILATASHGVTTEGMFWMMIVARGITGFGVGGEYPASSTAASESANEATKKRGGVFVLVTNLPLSLGGPFALIVFLIVYPATGSGAHLSTTWRVMLGIGCIWPLAVFYFRFKMATSVLYKKGAIKKNVPYWLTFKYYWRRLLGTCGCWFIYDFVTFPNGIFSSTIISSVLDDTSDLEKVAEWNLLLAIISIPMLFVGAFLTDRIGRKYTMCIGFAGYLVIGLIIGCSYKKITKIVPLFIIFYGIFNGFGNLGPGNILGLTSAESYATPVRSTLYGLSAALGKTGAAVGTQAFTPIQNNLGKQWTFIIAALLGFTGVVLAFLCIPHGLEDDLMLEDVRYFSYLRRQGWTGDFGSEGEIDSYEKKPSGLGDNAIIERTETLSESS; encoded by the coding sequence ATGGAAGACTCAAAAGCGATCGAGGTCCAAGTGGAGACCTTCGACGCGGGCTCTCATGTGATGGCGTACGATAAAGAGGGCAGATCCACCCGTTTCGCCAAAAAGAAGTCTCTTAGTGACATCTTCACCATTATCTGTGCCGGTGCGGCCTTGTTGTCGGACGGGTACCAGAACAACTGTATGAACATGTTGAACTCTGTGTTTGCTCTCAAGTATCCTGAGACGTACGACAGCACGATGAAGACCCGGGTCTCCAACGCACTGCTCGTTGGAGCTGTGCTAGGACAGGTCGTGGTGGGCGTTACCGGAGACTATTTTGGGAGAAAATGGGCCATTCTGACCACCACCTTGATGATTGTGGTCGGAACCATCCTAGCGACTGCCTCCCACGGCGTCACTACCGAAGGCATGTTTTGGATGATGATCGTTGCAAGAGGTATTACCGGTTTTGGTGTTGGAGGAGAGTACCCTGCCAGTTCCACTGCTGCTTCCGAATCTGCCAATGAGGCTACCAAAAAAAGAGGAGGGGTCTTCGTTTTGGTGACTAACTTGCCGCTCTCACTCGGTGGTCCGTTTGCCTTGATCGTGTTCCTGATCGTCTACCCTGCCACCGGCAGCGGTGCTCATCTGTCCACTACCTGGAGAGTCATGCTTGGAATTGGATGCATCTGGCCGCTTGCAGTGTTTTATTTCAGATTCAAGATGGCCACGTCCGTGCTCTACAAGAAGGGAGCTATCAAAAAGAACGTGCCCTACTGGCTCACCTTTAAATACTATTGGCGCAGACTGCTGGGAACCTGCGGCTGCTGGTTTATCTACGACTTTGTCACTTTCCCGAACGGCATCTTCTCGTCTACCATCATCTCATcggtgctggacgacacATCTGATCTGGAGAAGGTTGCGGAATGGAATCTGCTGCTCGCAATTATCAGCATCCCCATGCTGTTTGTCGGTGCCTTCCTCACGGACAGAATCGGAAGGAAATACACCATGTGCATTGGTTTTGCTGGCTATCTTGTCATTGGTCTCATTATCGGCTGCTcgtacaaaaaaatcaccaaGATCGTGCCGCTCTTTATTATATTCTACGGAATTTTCAACGGTTTCGGAAACCTGGGACCGGGAAACATCCTGGGACTGACTTCTGCCGAGTCGTACGCCACGCCTGTCCGTTCCACGTTGTACGGTCTCTCCGCTGCCTTGGGCAAAACCGGTGCTGCCGTTGGAACTCAAGCATTCACTCCGATCCAGAACAACCTCGGAAAGCAATGGACGTTCATCATTGCTGCGCTCCTGGGCTTTACTGGTGTCGTTCTAGCCTTCCTGTGTATTCCCCACGGTCTCGAGGATGACCTCATGCTGGAGGACGTCAGATACTTCAGCTATTTGAGACGCCAGGGCTGGACGGGCGACTTTGGCTCGGAGGGCGAGATCGACAGCtacgaaaaaaaaccgtCTGGTCTGGGTGACAACGCGATAATCGAGAGAACCGAAACCTTGTCTGAATCTAGTTAA
- a CDS encoding DNA repair protein rhp54 → MTYNRRFKISPDNELGIGAGISPTLKRKRLYEDPSQKLCKPFKSPILVSAAVSAAGRQIRTARAKGPQSYAELGQENIPFGSTKDDDEQYGLNKKKGALLPRNVLSSMDETNKILTRKFKAPVKSGADNEYELMNAQPPPPLGNRKRLYFPPKPLHDPLGEYAIVLYDPTVDVIPGMKEEEEAALAAAKAAAAAEEPQKPAKSAHKSLNEILGISTRPEEEVMKQFPNVPVVIDPKLAKILRPHQVAGVKFLYRCTAGLVDARAKGCIMADEMGLGKTLQCLTLMWTLLRQGPRGKKTIEKCVIVCPSSLVKNWANEIDKWLGKGTLNSLAMDGKGSKGAGDMAEVLRQWARAKGRSIVRPVLIISYETLRRNVENLEGTEIGLILADEGHRLKNGDSLTFTALNSLNCERRVILSGTPIQNDLSEYFSLLNFSNPGVLGSRAQFRKNYELDILRGRDSLATEEERKKGDEKLQELTELVSRFIIRRTNDILSKYLPVKYEYVVFCNLSELQSKLYRHFVTSPEINKLIRGLGSQPLKAIGLLRKLCTHPRLLDLPNDISGSENILPDDYDFGNGRNKDVQTWYSGKFAMLERFLFKIRKETDDKIVLISNFTQTLDLIEKLCRHHRFGTVRLDGSLGINKRQKLVDRFNDPNADEFVFLLSSKAGGCGINLIGANRLILLDPDWNPASDQQALARVWRDGQKKNCFIYRFIATGTIEEKIFQRQSAKMELSTCVVDSNEDVERQFSSENLKQLFLYNDQTPCETHDTYKCKRCQNGKQKLKSAAMLYGDATTWNHIDREDLAKNDDFLMQNESQYDSVSYAFEYISH, encoded by the coding sequence ATGACATATAATAGAAGGTTCAAGATCTCGCccgacaacgagctcggCATCGGCGCAGGAATCTCCCCCACGCTAAAACGAAAGCGTCTGTATGAGGACCCGTCGCAGAAGCTTTGCAAGCCATTCAAGAGCCCGATACTGGTGTCTGCAGCTGTCTCGGCTGCTGGTAGGCAAATCCGCACAGCCCGTGCCAAAGGTCCACAATCGTATGCGGAACTGGGGCAGGAGAACATTCCTTTTGGGTCAACGAAAGACGATGACGAGCAGTATGGgctgaacaagaaaaagggTGCTCTATTGCCTCGCAATGTTTTGAGCTCTATGGATGAGACCAACAAAATTCTGACGCGCAAGTTCAAGGCCCCGGTCAAGTCGGGTGCTGACAATGAGTATGAGCTGATGAACGCTCAGCCTCCGCCACCTTTGGGAAACAGAAAACGTTTGTATTTCCCTCCAAAACCGCTGCACGATCCGCTCGGAGAGTACGCCATCGTTCTTTATGATCCTACGGTGGACGTGATTCCCGGCatgaaagaggaagaagaggctGCTTTGGCGGCAGCAAAGGCAGCAGCCGCTGCCGAAGAGCCACAGAAACCCGCAAAGTCTGCACACAAGTCGCTGAACGAGATTTTGGGGATCAGTACCCGTCCAGAGGAGGAAGTCATGAAACAGTTCCCGAACGTCCCTGTCGTCATTGATCCAAAGCTCGCCAAGATTCTCAGACCTCACCAGGTGGCAGGAGTGAAGTTTTTGTACCGCTGCACAGCAGGACTCGTGGATGCTAGAGCCAAAGGTTGCATCATGGCTGACGAAATGGGCCTTGGAAAAACGCTTCAATGCTTAACCCTAATGTGGACGCTTCTAAGACAAGGACCGCGAggcaaaaaaacaattgAAAAATGCGTCATTGTTTGTCCATCGTCGTTGGTGAAGAACTGGgccaacgagatcgacaaaTGGCTTGGCAAGGGAACATTGAACTCCCTGGCAATGGACGGCAAAGGATCCAAAGGAGCCGGCGATATGGCCGAGGTGCTCAGGCAATGGGCTCGTGCCAAGGGACGATCCATTGTCAGGCCTGTCCTAATCATCAGTTACGAAACGTTACGCAGAAACGTAGAGAACTTGGAAGGAACTGAGATTGGTCTGATATTGGCAGACGAAGGCCACAGACTCAAGAACGGAGACTCCCTGACATTTACGGCTTTGAACTCTCTCAACTGCGAACGCCGTGTGATTCTGTCTGGTACTCCTATCCAAAACGATTTGTCAGAATACTTCTCGTTGCTGAACTTCTCGAATCCAGGTGTTCTGGGCTCCCGCGCACAATTCAGGAAGAATTACGAATTGGATATTCTTCGTGGCAGAGATTCGCTTGCCACGGAAGAAGAACGGAAAAAAGGAGACGAAAAGCTTCAGGAACTAACTGAATTGGTCTCACGTTTCATAATCAGAAGAACAAACGATATTTTATCAAAATATCTGCCGGTCAAATACGAATACGTTGTGTTTTGCAACCTTAGCGAGCTCCAATCCAAGCTATACCGTCATTTTGTCACTTCTCCAGAGATCAATAAGCTCATTAGAGGTTTGGGATCCCAACCTCTCAAAGCTATTGGCCTGCTTCGGAAACTGTGCACACACCCTCGTCTGCTTGATTTGCCAAACGACATCTCAGGATCCGAGAATATTTTACCGGATGACTACGACTTTGGGAACGGAAGAAACAAAGACGTTCAAACATGGTACAGTGGCAAATTTGCCATGCTAGAGCGGTTCCTCTTCAAGATTCgcaaagaaacagatgACAAAATTGTCCTTATTTCCAACTTCACGCAGACATTGGATCTAATAGAGAAACTTTGCAGACACCATAGATTTGGGACGGTGAGATTAGACGGGTCGTTGGGAATCAACAAACGTCAAAAATTGGTGGACAGGTTCAACGATCCAAACGCTGAtgaatttgttttcttgcTAAGTTCCAAAGCGGGAGGGTGTGGTATAAACCTTATTGGTGCCAATAGACTGATTTTATTAGATCCCGATTGGAATCCTGCTAGCGATCAACAAGCTTTGGCAAGAGTTTGGAGAGACGGCCAAAAGAAAAATTGCTTCATTTACCGATTTATTGCGACGGGTACTATAGAGGAAAAAATCTTCCAACGTCAATCAGCTAAGATGGAGCTCTCGACATGCGTTGTCGACTCCAACGAAGACGTGGAAAGACAGTTTTCCAGCGAAAATTTGAAACAATTGTTTTTGTACAATGATCAAACGCCCTGCGAGACGCATGATACTTACAAGTGCAAGCGCTGTCAAAACGGAAAGCAAAAACTGAAGTCAGCTGCGATGTTGTATGGAGATGCCACCACATGGAATCATATCGACCGTGAAGATCTGGCAAAGAATGATGACTTTTTGATGCAAAACGAGTCTCAATACGACTCTGTCAGCTATGCCTTCGAGTACATTTCGCACTAA
- a CDS encoding 26S proteasome regulatory subunit rpn3 — MQNTEPSMDVVDRIHQFLALVEQSAAKYDPRYVLKVFRELTPVRKELDAGSLIKVVKETFPSSHPHYEYLIQVLSDFEDVEMVEEDVAEAPRPEIDLFIHLLVQIFLHDKQDFNRLELFNEKCIIALASHNERTLDHISAKMWFYIFRSKEVLKDTVSIRPALQSALRTSTLRYDKETRAVAITLLLRSYLLSNDINQAYNLVEKTEFPEDVSNSVVARYYYYLARIQTIQLDYSAAGECAITAIRKCPQTKSALGFLQAATKLNILIQLLTGEIPELSTFRDLSLEKSLIPYLAVTRAVRLGDLNLFSDALSTFGSALKKDDNYNLVLRLRQNVIKTGIRIISLSYKRISLKDICIKLHLDSELSAEYIVAKAIKDGVVDATIDHKDGYMQSNEMLNIYSTKAPQEEFDRRIKFCMSLHNDCVRAMRYPMNTNRSEVKTDVDSKEREQELLQYLQEDDFF; from the exons ATGCAGAATACTGAGCCCTCAATGGACGTTGTGGACA GAATTCATCAGTTTTTGGCACTTGTGGAACAGTCAGCAGCCAAGTATGATCCGAGATACGTGTTGAAGGTCTTTCGTGAACTTACTCCCGTGAGAAAAGAACTAGACGCTGGATCGCTGATCAAAGTTGTTAAGGAGACATTCCCAAGCTCGCATCCTCACTACGAATATCTCATTCAGGTTTTgtctgattttgaggatGTCGAAATGGTTGAGGAAGACGTTGCAGAAGCTCCAAGACCAGAGATCGACTTGTTCATTCATCTGTTGGTGCAAATTTTCCTCCACGACAAGCAGGACTTCAACAGGTTGGAACTATTCAACGAGAAATGCATCATTGCACTTGCTAGCCACAATGAAAGAACCCTTGATCACATCTCTGCGAAAATGTGGTTCTACATTTTCAGATCTAAAGAAGTTCTCAAAGATACAGTCTCAATCCGTCCTGCACTGCAGTCTGCCTTGAGAACCTCCACTTTGAGATACGACAAGGAGACACGAGCTGTTGCAATCACCTTGCTTTTGAGATCATATCTTCTCTCGAATGACATTAACCAAGCATACAACCTTGTCGAAAAGACCGAGTTTCCAGAAGATGTTTCCAACTCTGTTGTTGCCAGATATTACTACTACTTGGCTAGAATCCAGACGATCCAGCTGGATTACTCTGCCGCGGGTGAATGCGCCATTACCGCCATTAGAAAGTGCCCACAGACAAAGTCTGCTCTTGGATTTTTGCAGGCAGCAACCAAGCTCAATATTTTGATCCAGTTACTGACAGGTGAGATCCCAGAGCTGTCCACGTTTCGCGATCTTTCTCTCGAGAAGAGCCTCATCCCATACCTCGCCGTGACTAGGGCTGTGAGATTGGGCGACTTGAACCTTTTCAGTGATGCCCTGAGCACGTTTGGCTCCGCACTCAAGAAGGATGACAATTACAACCTTGTGTTACGCTTGAGACAGAATGTGATTAAAACAGGCATTAGAATCATTTCTTTGTCTTACAAGAGAATTTCTCTCAAAGACATCTGCATCAAGCTGCATCTTGACAGCGAACTGAGTGCTGAATACATTGTTGCAAAGGCTATTAAGGACGGAGTCGTTGATGCCACGATTGACCACAAGGATGGGTACATGCAATCGAATGAGATGCTGAACATTTACTCAACCAAGGCACCACAGGAAGAATTTGACAGAAGAATCAAGTTCTGCATGTCTTTGCATAATGACTGTGTGCGGGCCATGCGTTATCCGATGAACACGAATAGAAGCGAAGTGAAAACGGATGTGGATTCGAAGGAACGTGAACAGGAGTTACTACAATACTTACAAGAGGACGATTTCTTCTAA